In a genomic window of Erinaceus europaeus chromosome 12, mEriEur2.1, whole genome shotgun sequence:
- the DPH1 gene encoding 2-(3-amino-3-carboxypropyl)histidine synthase subunit 1 gives MAALVATEVAEPGGPKGPAKGRPPRGRLANQIPPEILNNSQLQAAIQVLPSNYNFEIPKTIWRIQQAQAKKVALQMPEGLLLFSCTIVDILERFTEAEVMVMGDVTYGACCVDDFTARALGADFLVHYGHSCLVPMDTSAQDFRVLYVFVDIRIDTTHLLDSIRLTFPPASALALVSTIQFVSTLQAAAQELKAEYRVSVPQCKPLSPGEILGCTSPRLPKEVEAVVYLGDGRFHLESVMIANPSVPAYRYDPYSKVLSREHYDHERMQANRQEAIATARSAKSWGLILGTLGRQGSPKILEHLESRLQALGLPFLRILLSEIFPSKLSLLPEVDVWVQVACPRLSIDWGTAFPKPLLTPYEAAVALRDISWQQPYPMDFYAGSSLGPWTVNHGRERLPRAPGRPQLEKVQVGSGSPSPATVCESCSCRDDTVKPPLAEILRAPRTPPSGGAT, from the exons ATGGCGGCGCTTGTTGCTACGGAGGTGGCGGAGCCGGGTGGCCCAAAAGGCCCAGCTAAAG GTCGGCCCCCTCGGGGACGATTGGCCAATCAGATCCCACCGGAGATCCTGAACAACTCCCAGCTTCAGGCAGCCATCCAAGTCCTGCCTTCCAACTATAACTTTGAGATCCCCAAGACCATTTGGAGAATCCAACAGGCCCAGGCCAAGAAAG TGGCATTGCAAATGCCTGAAGGCCTCCTCCTGTTTTCCTGCACCATTGTAGATATCTTGGAAAG GTTCACAGAAGCGGAAGTGATGGTGATGGGTGACGTGACCTATGGGGCTTGCTGTGTGGACGACTTTActgcaagggccctgggagctgACTTCCTGGTGCACTATGGCCACAGCTGCCTGG TTCCCATGGACACTTCAGCCCAAGACTTCCGAGTGCTGTACGTCTTTGTAGACATTCGGATAGACACTACACACCTACTGGACTCTATCCGCCTCACTTTCCCCCCAGCCAGTGCCCTTGCTCTGGTCAGCACCATTCAGTTTGTGTCAACCTTGCAG GCAGCTGCCCAGGAGCTGAAAGCTGAGTATCGTGTGAGTGTTCCACAGTGCAAGCCCCTGTCCCCTGGGGAGATTCTGGGCTGCACGTCCCCCCGCCTACCAAAAGAGGTGGAAGCTGTTGT ATATCTTGGAGACGGCCGATTTCATCTGGAGTCTGTCATGATTGCCAACCCTAGTGTCCCTGCTTACCG ATATGACCCCTACAGCAAAGTCCTGTCCCGAGAACACTATGACCACGAGCGCATGCAAGCAAACCGCCAAGAAGCCATAGCCACTGCCCGCTCAGCGAAATCCTGGGGTCTTATCCTGGGCACTTTGGGGCGTCAGGGTAGCCCCAAGATTCTGGAG CACTTGGAATCTCGGCTGCAAGCCTTGGGACTTCCCTTCCTGAGGATACTGCTCTCTGAGATCTTCCCCAGCAAGCTTAGTCTGCTTCCTGAGGTGGATGT GTGGGTGCAGGTAGCCTGTCCACGCCTTTCCATTGACTGGGGCACAGCCTTCCCCAAGCCACTGCTGACACCCTATGAG GCGGCTGTGGCCTTGAGGGATATTTCCTGGCAGCAGCCTTACCCGATGGACTTTTATGCAGGCAGCTCCCTGGGGCCGTGGACAGTGAACCACGGGCGCGAGCGGCTCCCGCGGGCACCAGGCCGGCCCCAGCTGGAGAAG GTGCAAGTGGGCTCTGGGAGCCCTTCCCCAGCCACAGTGTGCGAGAGTTGCAGCTGCAGAGACGACACGGTGAAGCCCCCATTAGCTGAGATACTCCGGGCTCCCAG GACCCCGCCCTCCGGAGGAGCAACCTAA
- the OVCA2 gene encoding esterase OVCA2, producing MSSRRPLRVLCLAGFRQSERGFREKTGALRKALRGRAELVCLSGPHPVPDGAGPDSGPRPPEEQPKGWWFSEQEADVFSALEDPAVCRGLQEALGAVAQALNKLGPFDGLLGFSQGAALAALVCALGHVGDPRFPLPRFAILVSGFCPRGFGLKEPFQRGPLSLPSLHVFGDTDRVIPSQESMQLASRFSGAITLMHSGGHFIPAAAPQRQAYLSFLDQFAE from the exons ATGTCCTCGCGGAGGCCTCTGCGGGTCTTGTGCCTGGCGGGTTTCCGGCAGAGCGAGCGGGGCTTCCGCGAGAAAACTGGGGCGCTGAGGAAGGCGCTGCGGGGCCGCGCTGAGCTCGTGTGCCTGAGCGGCCCACACCCGGTTCCGGACGGCGCCGGGCCAGACTCTG GACCCCGCCCTCCGGAGGAGCAACCTAAAGGCTGGTGGTTTTCGGAGCAGGAGGCAGACGTCTTCTCGGCCCTGGAAGACCCCGCAGTGTGCAGAGGTCTGCAGGAAGCCCTGGGAGCAGTGGCGCAGGCGCTGAACAAGCTGGGGCCCTTTGACGGACTCCTGGGATTCAGCCAGGGCGCCGCGCTAGCAGCCCTTGTGTGTGCCCTAGGCCACGTGGGCGATCCCCGCTTCCCTTTACCAAGGTTTGCCATCCTGGTGTCTGGCTTTTGCCCTCGAGGGTTTGGCCTCAAAGAACCCTTCCAGCGGGGACCCCTGTCATTACCTTCACTCCATGTCTTTGGAGACACTGACCGCGTGATCCCCTCCCAAGAGAGCATGCAGCTGGCTAGTCGATTCTCTGGAGCCATCACCCTCATGCACTCCGGTGGCCACTTCATTCCAGCGGCTGCGCCCCAGCGTCAAGCCTACCTCAGCTTCTTGGACCAGTTTGCAGAGTGA